CCCGGGACGCGGAGCATGTCCCCGAAGGAACAGAAGATCACTCCGGGGCGGGAGGCGATCTCCAGGGCCTTGTCGATGACCTCCAGCGGGGTCACGCACACGGGGCAGCCCGGCCCGTGGATCAATTCCACCTGTTCGGGCAGGAGTTGGTCGATGCCGTGCCGGATGATGGTGTGGGTCTGGCCGCCGCAGACCTCCATCAGGGCCCACGGCCGGGTGACGGTGGCGTGGATGTCGTCGAGGAGCCTACGGGCGAGGTCCGGGTCCTGGAATTCGTCGATGTACTTCACTTCCGCGCCTCCTCGACGGCGTCACTTTCGGCCTGGTCGCCCTCGAAGGGATCCCCTTCGAACGGCCAGGGGGATCCGCCCGCCTGCGCCGCCTGCTCCCACGGGTCGCCGAACTCCTCCTGGAGCATGCCGAGCTGGGCGAAGAGTTCGAGGGTCTGCTTGGCCGACTCCTCGTCCAGCCGCTGGAGGGCGAAGCCGACGTGCACGATGGCGTACTCGCCCACCTGGAGGTCCGGCAGGTACTCCAGGCACACCTCCTTGACCACCCCGCCGAAGTCGACGGTCGCCATCCGGGTGCCGTCCTTCTCCTCGATGTCAAGCACTCTGCCGGGTACCGCCAGGCACATGGGCTTCTCCTCGCTGTGGGTGTTCGGTGGGCCGCGCGGCGGCGGCCACCATCAGCTGGCCGAGGGCCAGTCCGCCGTCGCCCGGCGGGATCCGGTGGTGGCGCAGGACGGTGAACCCGTCCGCGCGCAGGATGCGCGCGCAGGCCGTGGACAGCAGCGTGTTGGCGAAGACCCCGCCGGTCAGCGCCACCGTGTCCAGGCCGTGCCGGTCCCGGGCCCGCGCGCACAGTGCGCCGACGAGCGCGGCGACCGACGCGTGGAACCGGGCCGCGATCACGGCCGTCGGAACGCCGGCGCGTACGTCGGCCACGACGGCGGCCAGGACGGGGGCCGGATCGGCGATGACCGCACCGGTCGGCCCGCCCGGCTGCGGGTCGACCGGCTGCGGGTCGCGCAGGGCGAAGGTGTATCCGTGACCGTATCCGCGGCCGGGCGCACCGGCGGCCTCGGGCGCCGCCAGGGCCGCGTTCTCCAGCTCGATCGCGGCCTGCGCCTCGTAGCCCGCGTGCTGGCAGACCCCGGCGAGCGCGGAGACCGCGTCGAAGAGGCGGCCCATGCTGGAGGTCGGGACGCAGTTCAGGTCCCGCTCCAACTGAGTGCGCAGGACGCGGAGTTCATCGGGAGGGCAGGCCGCCGTACAGGGCAGCGCGGGGTCCCAGTCGAGGCCCGCGGCGCGCAGGTGGGACAGGGCCATGCGGTACGGGCGGTGCACGGCGGCGTCACCGCCCGGCAGGGGGACGTAGGCGAGGTGGGCGAAGCGGGTGAACCCGGCGTAGTCGGCGAGGAGCACCTCGCCGCCCCAGACCGCCCCGTCGTCGCCGTAGCCGGTCCCGTCGAAGGCCACGCCGATCACCCGGCGCGCGCCGCCCTGTCCGTGTTCGGCGAGGGCGGACGCGATGTGCGCGTGGTGGTGCTGGACCCGGACCACCGGGCGTCCGCCGCGGTGGCGCAGGGCCCACTGCGCGGAGCGGTAGCCGGGGTGCCGGTCGGCGGCGAGCAGTTCGGGGGTGACGCCGGTGATGGATTCCAGCTGCCGCTCGGCGCGTTCGAAGGCGTGCTGGGTGGCGAGATCGTCCATGTCGCCGATGTGGGCGGACAGCCAGGCCCGGTGTCCTTCGCCGAGGCAGAGGGCGTTCTTGAGGTCGCCGCCGGTGGCCAGGGTCGGCGGGACCGGCAGCGGGAGGGCGAGCGGCAGCGGGGCGTAGCCGCGTGCGCGGCGGACCGTGAGGACCTCGCCGTCGCAGATCCGCACGACGGAGTCGTCGCAGGGCACGTGGATCGGGCGGTCGTGGGTGAGCCAGGCGTCGGCGAGGGGGGCGAGCCGCTCCAGGGCTTCGGCGTCATCGGTGACGATGGGCTCGCCGGACAGGTTTCCGCTGGTCATGACGAGGAGGCGGGGTCCGGGAGGATCGCCGGGCAGGCCCAGCAGCAGGTGGTGCACGGGGGTGTACGGGAGCATCACGCCGAGGTCGGGGGCGCCGGGCGCCACCCCCGGCGGGGCCGCCACCCCGGCCCGGCGGCGCAGCAGGACGATGGGCCGGGCGCCCGCGGTGAGCAGGGCGCGCTCCTCGGGGCCCGCCTCGGCCAGCGCCTCGATGTCGGCGAGGTCCCGGGCCATCAGGGCGAAGGGCTTGTCCCCGCGGCCCTTGCGGCGGCGCAGTTCCGCGACGGCGCCGGGGTGGGCGGCGTCGCAGGCGAGGTGGTACCCGCCGAGGCCCTTGACGGCGAGGACCGCCCCCGCGGCGAGCAGCCGCCGGGCTTCGGCCACCGGGTCGGGCCCGGCCGGGTCCTCGCGCGGCGGTGGCGTCGGCCCGGCGCCCGTCCTGCCCGGAGTCCCCGCGCGCAGCAGCCGCAGCCGGGGGCCGCAGGCGGGGCAGGCGACGGGCTGGGCGTGGAAGCGCCGGTCGCCGGGGTCGGCGTACTCACGGGCGCAGTCGGCGCACATCGGGAAGCGGGCCATGGTGGTGTGGGCGCGGTCGTACGGCAGCCCGGTGACGATGGTGAACCGCGGCCCGCAGTGGGTGCAGGTGATGAAGGGGTGGCGGTGGCGCCGGTCGGCGGGGTCGGCCAGCTCGGCGAGGCAGTCCGCGCAGGTGGCGACGTCCGGGGAGACGAGCGTACGGGCGGGGCCGCCGGTGCGGGAGGCGACGATGGTGAAACCGGCGCCGCCCGCGACCGGTACCTCGTGGTGGTCGACGGCGTCCACCACGGCGAGCGGGGGCGCGTCGGCGGCGAGCCGCTCGCAGAAGGCCGATACGGCGGCCGGGGCGCCCTCAACCTCCGCGACCACGCCGTCAGGGGTGTTGGTGACGTGCCCGGCGAGGCCGAGACCGGTGGCGCGGGTGTAGACGTACGGCCGGAATCCGACGCCTTGGACGACGCCGCGGACGATGACCCGGCGCCGCTGCACCGCTTCCATCAGCGGGTCTGCACCGCGGCGGGGTGCGGGTGCTGGTGCGGGCCGTCGTGCGGGTGAGCGTGGTCGTGCCCGTGGCTGTGGTCGTGCGAGTGGGTGTGATCGTGGTCGTGGGCGGGGGCGAGACCGTCGTCGTGGCGGTGTGCGGGGGGCTGTCGGCGGGCCATGACCGGCTGGTGGACCGGGGCTCCGGCCGCGGCGGCGAGCGCGCGGTCGAGCAGGATGCCCACGCCCGTGCCCGTACGGGCCGACGTGAGGACCACGTCCACACCGGGGTTGACCTGCCGGACGTTGGCGCGGAAGGCGGCCTCGTCGAAGTCGACGGCCCCGGCGATGTCGGTCTTGGTCACCACCACCAGCTGCGCGAGGCCGAAGGCGGTCGGGTACTTGAGCGGCTTGTCCTCGCCCTCGGTGACCGAGGCGAGGACCACGCGCAGGGTTTCGCCCAGGTCGTAGGAGGCGGGACAGACCAGGTTGCCGACGTTCTCCACGAAGAGCAGCCGGGTGTCCTCGGCGAGCCAGCCGTCCAGGTGGCGGCCCAGCATGTGGGCCTCCAGGTGGCAGAGTCCGTCGGTGAGCACCTGTTTGACGGGGGCGCCGGAGCGGGCGAGCCGGGTCGCGTCGTTCTCGGTGGCCAGATCGGCCGTCAACGCGGCGACCGGCACCCCGCGTTCGCGGGCGAGCAGCAACTCCCGCTCCAGCAGCGCCGTCTTGCCGCTGCCGGGGCTGGACAGCAGGTTGACGAGCGTGGTGCCGCGGGCGGTGAGTCCGGCGCGCAGGGTGTGCGCGGCTGCTTCGTTCTTGGCGAGTACCGCCTGCTGGAGGTCGACCACACGGCACATGGTGTCTTCAGTGCTCCTCGGAGATGGGTTCACGGTCACGCTCACGGGCGGCGGCGGGGGCGGCGGCTCCGGGGCCGGGGCAGTCCTCCCACTCCACGCTGAGGATGCGCAGTTCGCGGCCCGTGAGCAGTTCGACGTCGGTGGCCCGGCCACAGGCGGGGCAGCACAGTTCGGGGGGCATGCCGACGGCCCATTCGCCGGTGCAGGCACCGCAGCGGGCGCGGGCGGTGACCGCTTCCGTGACGAGTGCGGCGCCTTCCAGCACCGTCTGGGCGCAGGCCAGTTCGAAGCAGAAGGCGAGGGCGTCGGGCACCACCCCGGCCAGTTCGCCGACCTGGAGCCGGACGAGGGTGACGGCCCGGGCGCCGCCCGCCCGGGCGGCTTCTTCCACCTGGCCCACGACGGCCATGGCGATCGACATCTCGTGCATCGGGACTCCGTCCTGCCGGGCCTCATTAGACCGGCAGGAGGGGGACCGTACGGTCGGGCACGCCGACGCGCCGTGTGCCCCGTACGCCATTCGGGCGCCGGGGTGCTCGGGCACCGGAGGGGGTCACACCCGGGTCACATCCGGGGTCACATCCGAGGTCACATCCGGCGCATCTTCAGGTAGCGCCGGATGTCGGGGATGATCTGCTTGATCACGGCGGCGAGCGCGACGACGGTCGCACCGCCGATGACGGTCGTCTTCTTCTTGGTCGTGCCGGTCATCGGATCCTCCTCAGTTCGCGCAGCGGTTCCCGGTCCTCGTCCCCGTCCTGAAGCAGCTCCAGGACCATCCCCACGGCCCGCGGCACGGCGGCGGCCACCGGGGCGCTCAGCCCGATGCCCTCCTCGACGCAGGCGGGTTCGCAGCCGACGACGAGCGTGCGCCGCGGCGGTGTCGCGCCGGTCCCCTCGCACAGGGTGCCCAGCAGGGCGAGGACCGCGTCGGGGGACATGTGGTGGCCGTCCAGGACGGCCCGGCCCGGTTCGACGGAACCGGGTGCGTCGGCCTCGATCAGGTAGAGGGTGCCCGGGGCGCCGCCGCGGGCGGTGGCGTCGAGCAGGACGAGCATGTCGTACCCGTCGAGGAGCTGGTAGGCGAGGTGGACCCCGCGCACCCCGAAGTCCACCGCCTCGGCGCCGGCGGGCAGCGGGTGGGCCGCCAACTGCCGTACGGTCTCCACGCCGAAGCCGTCATCGCCCAGGAAGACGTTGCCGATCCCGGCGATCAGGGTGGCGCCCGGTGGGCGCTCGTCGTTCACGCGTCCTCCAGGGGGGTGACCTCGTCGGGCTGGAAGTACAGGAACCGGCCCTGTTCGCGGCGGATGTCGGCGCCGGGGTCGCCCTCGACGGTGACGGCGAGGTGCACTCCGCCGTCGACGTCGTGCAGGACGGCTTCGACGAGGGCGGCGCGGCCGTGCAGGAACAGGTCCTGCGCGTCGGTGCGGCGCGCGCCGGGGCGCAGCAGGACCCGGCTGCCGGCGCCGACCGACACCCCGTCGACGGAGATACGGTCCCGGGCCGGGTCGGCGGGATCGGCGTGGGCCGGGTCCCACCAGGGGTGTTCGGGCCGGAACACGGCCTGCTCGTCGAAGGGTTCGCCGAACGGGTCACCGAAGGGGGCGCCAAAGGGGGCGGGGGCGGGGGCCGGGCCGGGGGCCTCGCCGGTGATCTCGCGCAGGGCCCGTACGGCGCCGTGCAGCCGTTCCAGGACCTCGGGCGGCATCGACTCGGCCAGGTCGATGACCGCGGCGGCGCGCGGGTCGGTGCCGCGCGCCTCGCGCTTCTCCTGGTCGGTCAGGGCCGCGGTGCGCAGGGCGAGGATCTCGTCGATCTCGGTGGAGTCGTACATCGCCCCGGCGCTCTCGGGGGCGATGGCGGGGTGGTCCTCCAGGATGATCGGGGAGGACAGGACCACGTCGGCGCGGCCGGGTTCACCGGCGAGCACGGGCCAGGTGCGCTCGTTGACGCAGTCCGCGACGGCGCCCTTGGCCCATTCGGGCGGGTCGGTCATGGACAGGAAACCGCCCGTGTCGAGTCCGAGCAGCAGGTGGGCGGCGACGAGCGAGCGGGGCAGGGCGGCGTCGCGGTCATCCGCCTCGGCGGTGCCGGGGGCGGGCCGCCAGGTGCTGGTGTTCTCGACGGCCGCGGTGAGCTTCAGCACCCGGTAGGGGCCGTCGAGTTCGGTGGCGGTGAGCCGGACCGAGCCGTTGATCTCCTCGGTGCGGCGGACGAGGCGTCCCACGGTGCGCCCGGCGCCGTCGAGGACCGCTTCGGTGTCCTCGCGGGCGGGTCGGGTGAAGGGGAACACGGTCCCGGGGCCGCCGAGTCCGGCGACGGGGACGGTCAGTTCGACGCGTTCCTCGGCTCCCTCGTCCCAGGGGACGAGCACCCGGTCGGGCAGCTGCAGTTCGGCCACGTCCTCGAACCCGCCGCCGGGCAGGGCCCGTTGGACGGTGCGGCGCTGGGCGTGCAGGAAGCGCAGCTCCACGGCGAGGGTGGCGGCTCCCTTCGGTTCCATCAGGATCTCGGTCCGCTGGTCGGCGTGTTCGTGGTGCGCGGGCCCCCAGGCGGGGGGCACCAGCACGCCGAACTGCCAGCGCAGCCGGTTCTTGGCCGCCGAGGCCCGGTAGGGGTAGAGCACGTACCCCTCGAAGAGGACCGCGTCGGCCACCTGCCGGGCGTGGTCGAAGAGGGCCGGGGCGATGATGGAAGAGGAGGCCGGGGCGGGGGCGGTCGCGGTCACGGCGCCGTCCTTTCGGTCGCGCGCGGCAGTACGGCGCCGGCCCACGCGGGGTCCTGCGGCCCGGGGTTCCCGGCGGCGGCGTCCGCGTCGAGCAGGGCTCGTACGGTCGCCTCCCACGAGGCGAGGGCGTGCCGCGAACGGTAGGCGAGGAGGTCGTCCATGGTGTCGCGGGGCAGCCGCAGCCAGCCGCAGCCGGGGAAGTGCTGCTCGACCATCTCCCGCCACACGCTCACCGGCATGCGGTGGGAGGCCTCGCGGTCCCAGGGGACGGGTTCGACGTGGAAGCCGGTGGACCCGGTGAAGGCCGTACCGGAGAACAGCATCAGCAGCGGCACCTCGCCGTCTTCGAGGGCGTTGAAGTAGCGGGTGGCCGCGATGTCCATGTCGTAGGTGCAGGGCACCACGAGGTCGGTCTCGGTTTCCCCGGTGAAGCTGGGGATCATCGCGGTGACCTGGGTGAACTGCACGGGCTGGAGGGTGGTGCCCCAGCGGGAGCGGGCCCCGAAGAGGTCGGCGAGGGCCGCCGCCTCGGCGGGTTCGTAGCCGCGCCGGGCCGGTTCGATGCGCATCTGGCAGCGCAGCGCGAGGGCGTGCACCCGGGTGCCGGGGGTGGCGGTGACGCGCAGCCGGAAGACGAGGGTGGGGCCGGCCGCGTAGGCGTCGGCGCGCACGCCCGTGCAGGTGAAGGCGAAGTCGGTCACGGTCGGCCCGCCTCGGCGGTGGGCGTACCCGTACCCGTCGGCACCTTGGCCCGGCGTTCGACCTGGGCGAAGAAGGCGTCCAGCGCGGCGCGGGCTTCCGCCCCGCCGTCGAAGCCCTGCCACAGCAGCCTCATGCGTCCCACCAGTTCGTAGCAGATGTCGATCGGGACCAGATGGCACTCGGTCCGGCCCCCGGAGCGCCGCAGCAACAGGGCCTCGACGTCGGGTTCGAGCAGGGCCGAGAGGCGGCTCGCACCGAGTACGGTCTGCCAGGTCGCCGGATCGAGTTCGCTCTCGGTGGCTCCGGCCGGGCTCGGGTAGAGCGCGACGAGCCGGTCGAGGGCCGCGTTGCGGAAGAAGAACGCGACGCTGACCGGGATCTGGAGCAGTTCCCACGCCCCGTCGTCGAGCCGGTGGTCCGGGTCGGTGAGGTAGCGGTCGGGGACGGCGCGGAACCGGCCGCCGACGGCGGCGCCCGGCCGGTCGAGCAGCAGGGCGCAGGGCACGCAGGCACAGACCAGGGCGCGCCGTTCGGTTTCCACGAGGTGGCGGTGGTGCTCCTCGGCCACGACCACCCCGCAGAGTTCGCACACTTCCCGGCGCGGGAGGCGCGGCCCGGCGAAGCGGCGCAGGCCGCGCGGGCCCGGGCGCAGCGGCCCGGGCCGTCCCGTGGGCGCCGTCACGGCACGCGCGCCGGGGACTGCGGGGAGCGGCCGATCTGGAGCAGTGCGGGCGCTGGCGCCGCGGCCGGTTCGAGTTCCACGGCGGTGACCTCGGGGGCGAAGGCGGCGAGGGCGTCCTCGATGCTCCGGTGGGCCGGGGCGGCCGCTGAGCCGCCGGACGGGCAGCCGCAGCCGCAGCCGCTCCCGGGGGCGGCGGGCCGCAGCCGCAGGATCCCGCTCGCCCCGTCGAAGCCGATCAGCTCGACCGGGTCCGCCGAGGCCGCCAGGGCGCGCCCGATCCGGGTGTGGACGTCCTCGGGGTGCAGGTCGTGCAGGGTGAGCAGGCCGACGACGAGTTCGTCGTCCAGCAGTCCGCCGAGGGGGCCGCCGGGCAGCCCGCCGGGGGCCGCGGCGAGCCGTTCGACGATCCGGGCGAGCCCGGCGCCGTAGAAGTCCATGAGGACGCGGACCAGTTCCTCGGCGGCGTCGCACACCTCCCGGTCCCCGGTGGCGGCGAGCCGGTCGAGTACCTCCTCGACCCGGATCCCGGCCTGCCTGGCGTCGACGGGGGCGGGTGCGGAGGCGGAGGCGGAGGCGGAGGCGGAGGCGGAGGCGGAGGCGCTCATCCGCCCAGTCCGCTCAGGCCGGTGGGCACGTGCATCTGCTTGACGGTCTTGCCGGGGCCGACGTACATGTGCACACCGCACGGCAGACAGGGGTCGAAGCTGCGCACGGCGCGCATGATGTCGATGCCCTTGAAGTTCTCCGGGGTGTTCTCCTCGAAGATCGGGGTGTTCTGTACGGCGTCCTCGTACGGTCCGGGGGTGCCGTAGGTGTCTCGGGTGCTCGCGTTCCACGGGGTCGGCGGGTACGGGTGGTAGTTGGCGATCTTGCCGTCGCGGATCACCATGTGGTGCGAGAGGACCCCGCGGACGGCTTCGGTGAAGCCGACGCCCAGTCCCTCGTCCGGGACCTCGAACTTCTCCCAGGTCTGGGTGCGTCCGGCGCGGACCTCGGCCAGGCCCTTCTCCGCGCAGTGCAGCGCGATGGCGGCCGCGTACGCCTGGAAGTACGTGCGGGCGCGGTTGCGCTCCAGCGCGTTGCTCCACTTCGGGATCTTCCACTCGAAGCGGGTCTCGGGCTTGGTCATGGTGCGGGGCAGGGTGATGACCACGCTGTGGCCGGTGGCCTGCACGTAGTCGGTGTGGACCAGCCCGGACAGCGCCGTGGACCACAGCCGGGCGAGCGGGCCGCCGCCGGTGTCCAGGGGCAGGTGGTCCTTGCCGTCGAACCAGCGAGGGGACATGACCCAGCTGTACTTGTCGTCGAAGTTCCGCTTCTGCGGGGCCGGGATGGTGTGCTGGTTCCACGGGTGGCGGGGGTCGACCGGGTTGCCGAGCGGGTCGTGGGTGACGAACTGCTCCTGGCCCTGCCAGTCGTCGTAGTACGAACTGCCGAGCAGGATCCGGATGCCGAGGTTGATCTCGGTGAGGTCGTTGGTGACGAGCTTGCCGTCGACCACCACGCCGGGGGTGACGAACATCTTCCGTCCCCAGTCGGTCATGTTGGCGTAGGTGAAGTCGCAGTGCTCGGGGTCGTTGAGCGCGCCCCAGCAGCCGAGCAGCACGCGGCGCCTGCCGACTTCCTCGTACCCGGGCAGGGCCTCGTAGAAGAAGTCGAAGAGGTCGTCGTGGAGCGGGACGACCCGCTTCATGAACTCGCAGTACCGCATGAGGCGGCTCATGTAGTCCGTGAAGAGCTGGACGGAGGCGATGGTGCCGACGCCGCCCGGGTAGAGGGTGGAGGGGTGCACGTGGCGGCCCTCCATGAGGCAGAACATCTCCCGCGTGTAGCGGCTGACCTGCAGTGCCTCGCGGTAGAACTCGCCCTCGATGGGGTTGAGCGAGCGCATGATGTCGGCGATCGTCTTGAAGCCGTGCTCGCCGGCGTGCGGGGCGGGGGTGCGCTCGGCCAGTTCCAGGACGCCGGGGTTGGTCTCGCGGACCATCTTTTCGCAGTAGTCGACCCCGACCAGGTTCTCCTGGAAGATGTTGTGGTCGAACATGTACTCCGCGGACTCGCCGAGGTTGATGATCCACTCGGCGAGGTGCGGGGGCTTCACCCCGTAGGCCATGTTCTGCGCGTAGACGGAGCACGTGGCGTGGTTGTCACCGCAGATGCCGCAGATGCGGCTGGTGATGAAGTGCGCGTCGCGGGGGTCCTTGCCGCGCATGAAGACGCTGTAGCCGCGGAAGACCGACGAGGTGCTGTAGCACTCCGCGACCCGCTTCTGCTTGAAGTCGATCTTCGTGTGGATGCCGAGGCTGCCCACGATCCGGGTGATCGGATCCCAGGCCATCTCGACCAGGCCGCTGCCGTCACCGGCCGCCTTCGTCTTCGGTGCCATCGTGTCTGCCGTGACCCTTCTTCAGTGCGTGCGTACGTACGGACGTGCGTGGACTACGGGGAGCTGCGTGGATGTCGGGGGGGGGCTTACCGCCCGGACCAGGGCGGCCGGTAGCCGGTGGTGAGCTTCTCGCCGCGGTGGCGCCACTTGGGTTCCTGGTCGACGGTGTGCGCCGTGACCGCGCGGAGCTTGCGGATCACCGCTCCGTACGCCCCGCTGGCGGCGCTGGACACCTTGCTGCCGGGGGGTTCGTCCATGAACGGCATGAACTTGTCGGGGAAGCCGGGCATCGTGCAGGCGATGCAGATGCCGCCGACGTTGGGACAGCCTCCGATGCCGTTCATCCAGCCGCGCTTGGGCACGTTGCACTTGACGACCGGGCCCCAGCAGCCGAGCTTGACCAGGCACTTGGGCGAGTCGTAGGTGTGCGCGAACTGGCCCTGCTCGTAGTAGCCGGCCCGGTCGCACCCCTCGTGGACGGTGTTGCCGAACAGCCAGGTCGGCCGCAGCTTGTCGTCCAGCGGGATCATCGGCGCGGATCCGGCCGCCTGGTAGAGGAGGTAGGTGAGGGTCTCGGAGAAGTTGTCGGGCTGGATCGGGCAGCCCGGCACGCACACGATCGGGATGCCCGCCTTGGAGGTCCAGTCCCAGCCCAGGTAGTCGGGCAGGCCCATGGCGCCGGTGGGGTTGCCCTCCATGGCGTGGATGCCGCCGTACGTCGCGCAGGTGCCGATGGCGACGACGGCCAGGGCCTTGGGGGCCAGCCGGTCGATCCACTCGCTGGTGGTGATGGGCTGGCCGGTCTCCGGATCGTCGCCGAAGCCGCACCAGTACCCCTCGGGCTTGATGCTCTCGTTGGGGATGGACCCCTCGACGACCAGCACGAAGGGGTCGATTTCGCCGCGCTCGCCCTTGAAGAACCATTCGATGAACGTGTCCGCGCCGCCGACGGGACCGCATTCGAAGTCGATCAGCGGCCAGTGCACGGCGATCTTGGGCAGCCCGGGCAGGACGCCCATCACGATCTCTTCGATGCTGGGCTGCATCGCGGCGGTCAGGGAGACCGAGTC
This is a stretch of genomic DNA from Streptomyces sp. NBC_00536. It encodes these proteins:
- a CDS encoding hydrogenase maturation nickel metallochaperone HypA/HybF — its product is MHEMSIAMAVVGQVEEAARAGGARAVTLVRLQVGELAGVVPDALAFCFELACAQTVLEGAALVTEAVTARARCGACTGEWAVGMPPELCCPACGRATDVELLTGRELRILSVEWEDCPGPGAAAPAAARERDREPISEEH
- a CDS encoding DUF6893 family small protein; its protein translation is MTGTTKKKTTVIGGATVVALAAVIKQIIPDIRRYLKMRRM
- the hypF gene encoding carbamoyltransferase HypF, with protein sequence MEAVQRRRVIVRGVVQGVGFRPYVYTRATGLGLAGHVTNTPDGVVAEVEGAPAAVSAFCERLAADAPPLAVVDAVDHHEVPVAGGAGFTIVASRTGGPARTLVSPDVATCADCLAELADPADRRHRHPFITCTHCGPRFTIVTGLPYDRAHTTMARFPMCADCAREYADPGDRRFHAQPVACPACGPRLRLLRAGTPGRTGAGPTPPPREDPAGPDPVAEARRLLAAGAVLAVKGLGGYHLACDAAHPGAVAELRRRKGRGDKPFALMARDLADIEALAEAGPEERALLTAGARPIVLLRRRAGVAAPPGVAPGAPDLGVMLPYTPVHHLLLGLPGDPPGPRLLVMTSGNLSGEPIVTDDAEALERLAPLADAWLTHDRPIHVPCDDSVVRICDGEVLTVRRARGYAPLPLALPLPVPPTLATGGDLKNALCLGEGHRAWLSAHIGDMDDLATQHAFERAERQLESITGVTPELLAADRHPGYRSAQWALRHRGGRPVVRVQHHHAHIASALAEHGQGGARRVIGVAFDGTGYGDDGAVWGGEVLLADYAGFTRFAHLAYVPLPGGDAAVHRPYRMALSHLRAAGLDWDPALPCTAACPPDELRVLRTQLERDLNCVPTSSMGRLFDAVSALAGVCQHAGYEAQAAIELENAALAAPEAAGAPGRGYGHGYTFALRDPQPVDPQPGGPTGAVIADPAPVLAAVVADVRAGVPTAVIAARFHASVAALVGALCARARDRHGLDTVALTGGVFANTLLSTACARILRADGFTVLRHHRIPPGDGGLALGQLMVAAAARPTEHPQRGEAHVPGGTRQSA
- a CDS encoding nickel-dependent hydrogenase large subunit; translated protein: MAPKTKAAGDGSGLVEMAWDPITRIVGSLGIHTKIDFKQKRVAECYSTSSVFRGYSVFMRGKDPRDAHFITSRICGICGDNHATCSVYAQNMAYGVKPPHLAEWIINLGESAEYMFDHNIFQENLVGVDYCEKMVRETNPGVLELAERTPAPHAGEHGFKTIADIMRSLNPIEGEFYREALQVSRYTREMFCLMEGRHVHPSTLYPGGVGTIASVQLFTDYMSRLMRYCEFMKRVVPLHDDLFDFFYEALPGYEEVGRRRVLLGCWGALNDPEHCDFTYANMTDWGRKMFVTPGVVVDGKLVTNDLTEINLGIRILLGSSYYDDWQGQEQFVTHDPLGNPVDPRHPWNQHTIPAPQKRNFDDKYSWVMSPRWFDGKDHLPLDTGGGPLARLWSTALSGLVHTDYVQATGHSVVITLPRTMTKPETRFEWKIPKWSNALERNRARTYFQAYAAAIALHCAEKGLAEVRAGRTQTWEKFEVPDEGLGVGFTEAVRGVLSHHMVIRDGKIANYHPYPPTPWNASTRDTYGTPGPYEDAVQNTPIFEENTPENFKGIDIMRAVRSFDPCLPCGVHMYVGPGKTVKQMHVPTGLSGLGG
- a CDS encoding hydrogenase maturation protease; amino-acid sequence: MNDERPPGATLIAGIGNVFLGDDGFGVETVRQLAAHPLPAGAEAVDFGVRGVHLAYQLLDGYDMLVLLDATARGGAPGTLYLIEADAPGSVEPGRAVLDGHHMSPDAVLALLGTLCEGTGATPPRRTLVVGCEPACVEEGIGLSAPVAAAVPRAVGMVLELLQDGDEDREPLRELRRIR
- a CDS encoding DUF5947 family protein; protein product: MTAPTGRPGPLRPGPRGLRRFAGPRLPRREVCELCGVVVAEEHHRHLVETERRALVCACVPCALLLDRPGAAVGGRFRAVPDRYLTDPDHRLDDGAWELLQIPVSVAFFFRNAALDRLVALYPSPAGATESELDPATWQTVLGASRLSALLEPDVEALLLRRSGGRTECHLVPIDICYELVGRMRLLWQGFDGGAEARAALDAFFAQVERRAKVPTGTGTPTAEAGRP
- a CDS encoding HypC/HybG/HupF family hydrogenase formation chaperone, with product MCLAVPGRVLDIEEKDGTRMATVDFGGVVKEVCLEYLPDLQVGEYAIVHVGFALQRLDEESAKQTLELFAQLGMLQEEFGDPWEQAAQAGGSPWPFEGDPFEGDQAESDAVEEARK
- a CDS encoding DUF6084 family protein, whose translation is MTDFAFTCTGVRADAYAAGPTLVFRLRVTATPGTRVHALALRCQMRIEPARRGYEPAEAAALADLFGARSRWGTTLQPVQFTQVTAMIPSFTGETETDLVVPCTYDMDIAATRYFNALEDGEVPLLMLFSGTAFTGSTGFHVEPVPWDREASHRMPVSVWREMVEQHFPGCGWLRLPRDTMDDLLAYRSRHALASWEATVRALLDADAAAGNPGPQDPAWAGAVLPRATERTAP
- the hypB gene encoding hydrogenase nickel incorporation protein HypB is translated as MCRVVDLQQAVLAKNEAAAHTLRAGLTARGTTLVNLLSSPGSGKTALLERELLLARERGVPVAALTADLATENDATRLARSGAPVKQVLTDGLCHLEAHMLGRHLDGWLAEDTRLLFVENVGNLVCPASYDLGETLRVVLASVTEGEDKPLKYPTAFGLAQLVVVTKTDIAGAVDFDEAAFRANVRQVNPGVDVVLTSARTGTGVGILLDRALAAAAGAPVHQPVMARRQPPAHRHDDGLAPAHDHDHTHSHDHSHGHDHAHPHDGPHQHPHPAAVQTR
- a CDS encoding hydrogenase expression protein HypE, with product MDAETTTSPNAVEDPPIHILWINAGLSCDGDSVSLTAAMQPSIEEIVMGVLPGLPKIAVHWPLIDFECGPVGGADTFIEWFFKGERGEIDPFVLVVEGSIPNESIKPEGYWCGFGDDPETGQPITTSEWIDRLAPKALAVVAIGTCATYGGIHAMEGNPTGAMGLPDYLGWDWTSKAGIPIVCVPGCPIQPDNFSETLTYLLYQAAGSAPMIPLDDKLRPTWLFGNTVHEGCDRAGYYEQGQFAHTYDSPKCLVKLGCWGPVVKCNVPKRGWMNGIGGCPNVGGICIACTMPGFPDKFMPFMDEPPGSKVSSAASGAYGAVIRKLRAVTAHTVDQEPKWRHRGEKLTTGYRPPWSGR